The Bacillus sp. 2205SS5-2 genome contains a region encoding:
- a CDS encoding cation:proton antiporter yields MPDSLLFNLMLIGGLGVLSQWVAWRFKLPAIVVMSIVGLLVGPIFGWIHPEEDFGSLYEPVISIAVAIILFEGSLNLDLREVRGLSKSVFRIVTFGAIIAWLLGSVMAHYVAGLTWSVALVIGGLFIVTGPTVILPLLRQAKLKPRPAKILKWEGIIVDPFGALLAVFAFEIVKFLAADEGGTVLLPFLLASLFATGFGLFCGYGIGWLFEKGHVPEFLKSPVVFAVVLLCFTISDEVMHETGLLAVTAMGMMLANMKVSSIEDMRHFKENISVLLISTIFVMITASLTREVLLEVFQLRTLAFVLLMLFVVRPASIWISTIGTDLTRNEKTLLGWIAPRGIVALTVSGYLASVLMEEGFEEASILTSLTFALVFSTVCAHGFSIRWFARKLDLAIHNQPGVLIIGGNSFTTTLAQTLQELKIPVLIIDSSWQRLVSTRKSGVPSYRGEILSEQTEYKLDLTPYEYMVAATELDSYNALVCSTYVPTIGRNNIFQLSLQNHQNDDLDDLVHTVGGRNLFREEDTWEELLSKVQSGYIMRKTTLSEKYDYDQYLQDRDEETVLLFIFKPSGKLEFFTTDQELQGEPDDTIIALMPPSKEFKKIKEKLQEQREQE; encoded by the coding sequence ATGCCGGATTCATTATTATTTAATTTAATGTTAATTGGCGGTTTAGGGGTGTTGTCTCAATGGGTAGCTTGGCGCTTTAAGTTACCTGCGATTGTGGTGATGTCCATTGTAGGGCTATTAGTTGGTCCTATCTTTGGTTGGATTCATCCAGAAGAGGACTTTGGTTCCTTATATGAACCGGTCATATCGATCGCTGTAGCAATCATATTATTCGAAGGAAGTTTAAATCTTGATTTACGAGAAGTGCGTGGTTTAAGTAAATCGGTGTTTCGCATTGTCACGTTTGGAGCTATTATTGCATGGTTATTGGGTTCGGTCATGGCACATTATGTCGCAGGACTTACATGGTCGGTAGCCCTTGTGATCGGTGGGTTATTTATTGTTACGGGTCCAACGGTTATTCTACCTTTATTGAGACAGGCAAAGCTCAAGCCACGTCCTGCAAAGATTCTGAAGTGGGAAGGAATTATCGTCGATCCTTTTGGTGCGTTGCTAGCTGTATTTGCCTTCGAAATTGTTAAATTTTTAGCTGCCGATGAAGGTGGAACGGTTCTTCTGCCCTTTTTACTAGCCTCACTCTTTGCGACGGGGTTCGGCTTATTTTGTGGCTATGGAATTGGATGGCTATTCGAAAAAGGTCACGTACCAGAGTTTTTAAAATCGCCTGTGGTCTTTGCGGTCGTCTTGCTTTGCTTCACGATTTCCGACGAAGTGATGCATGAAACAGGCTTATTAGCCGTTACGGCGATGGGGATGATGCTAGCTAATATGAAGGTATCTTCTATTGAAGATATGAGGCATTTTAAAGAAAATATATCAGTCTTGCTGATCTCAACGATTTTCGTCATGATTACCGCTTCTTTAACTAGAGAAGTTCTCTTAGAAGTATTCCAATTGCGTACACTTGCCTTTGTTCTATTGATGCTCTTTGTCGTTCGTCCGGCTTCTATTTGGATTTCAACGATAGGAACAGATTTAACGAGGAATGAGAAAACATTATTGGGTTGGATTGCCCCGAGAGGAATTGTGGCTTTAACCGTGTCGGGTTATTTAGCCTCTGTGTTGATGGAGGAAGGATTTGAAGAAGCATCGATTCTCACATCTTTAACGTTTGCGCTCGTTTTTTCAACCGTTTGTGCACATGGATTCTCGATTCGGTGGTTTGCTAGGAAACTGGATTTAGCGATTCACAATCAACCAGGAGTTCTGATTATTGGCGGTAATTCATTTACGACAACGTTAGCTCAAACGCTACAAGAGTTGAAAATTCCTGTCCTTATTATTGATTCTTCTTGGCAAAGGTTGGTATCTACAAGGAAATCAGGGGTCCCTTCCTACCGTGGGGAAATATTATCGGAGCAAACAGAGTATAAATTAGATTTAACGCCGTATGAATATATGGTTGCAGCAACGGAACTAGACTCCTATAACGCGCTTGTATGTTCGACCTATGTGCCGACAATCGGAAGGAATAATATTTTTCAATTAAGTCTTCAAAATCACCAAAATGATGATCTAGATGATCTAGTTCATACAGTTGGAGGGCGGAACCTATTTCGTGAAGAAGATACATGGGAAGAATTGCTCTCAAAAGTTCAATCAGGCTACATTATGAGAAAAACGACTCTTTCAGAGAAGTACGATTATGACCAGTATTTACAAGATCGAGATGAGGAAACCGTCTTACTATTCATTTTTAAACCTTCGGGGAAGCTCGAATTTTTCACTACAGATCAAGAGTTACAAGGTGAGCCCGATGATACGATCATTGCCCTCATGCCTCCGAGTAAAGAATTCAAGAAAATAAAGGAAAAATTACAAGAACAACGTGAACAAGAATAA
- the treC gene encoding alpha,alpha-phosphotrehalase, whose product MKQPWWKKAVVYQIYPRSFYDTTGNGVGDINGIIEKLDYLKKLGIDVIWLTPIYQSPQRDNGYDISDYYSLHEEFGSMEDFDRLLAEAHQHGIKVIMDIVVNHTSTEHEWFQKALQSSDNSYRDYYIWKDPIDGSEPTNWQSKFGGNAWEFDEKSGQYYLHLFDVTQADLNWENESLRQELYDMMTYWFEKGVDGFRLDVINLVSKNQQFPSDDGFVAPGDGRKFYTDGPRVHEFMHEMNEKVFSKYDAMTVGEMSSTTVDHCIQYTKPERGELSMTFNFHHLKVDYPNGEKWSVADFDFLQLKQILSKWQVEMNAGGGWNALFWCNHDQPRIVSRFGDDGKFRQQSAKMLATTIHMMQGTPYIYQGEEIGMPNPKFTEIEQYRDVESLNMHQILAEQGTSHEEIMSILQEKSRDNSRTPVQWESAPHAGFTKGEPWIGVGAGYKEINVKQALSDKDSVFYHYQSLIQLRKEYDIITTGTYELLDGDHPEVFAYVREGNDEKLLVVNNFYSNSTTFTLPRHIHLEGYSSEVLLSNYDDSRNSETTIKLRPYESIVFYFKKI is encoded by the coding sequence ATGAAACAGCCTTGGTGGAAAAAGGCCGTTGTCTATCAAATTTATCCAAGAAGCTTCTACGATACGACAGGAAATGGTGTAGGAGATATTAATGGGATAATTGAGAAGTTGGATTATTTAAAGAAATTAGGGATTGATGTGATTTGGCTTACGCCGATCTATCAATCTCCACAACGTGATAATGGGTATGATATTAGTGATTATTATTCATTACATGAAGAGTTCGGTTCAATGGAGGATTTCGATCGATTACTAGCTGAAGCTCATCAGCATGGGATTAAAGTGATTATGGATATTGTCGTCAATCATACGTCAACAGAGCATGAGTGGTTTCAGAAGGCACTCCAGTCAAGTGATAATTCGTACCGAGATTATTATATTTGGAAGGATCCCATCGATGGAAGTGAGCCGACTAATTGGCAATCCAAATTTGGTGGAAATGCGTGGGAGTTTGATGAGAAGTCCGGGCAATATTATCTCCACTTATTTGATGTTACCCAAGCGGATTTAAATTGGGAAAATGAATCCCTTCGACAAGAACTGTATGATATGATGACGTACTGGTTTGAAAAAGGGGTCGATGGCTTTAGATTGGATGTTATTAACCTGGTCTCGAAAAATCAACAATTTCCAAGTGATGATGGATTCGTCGCTCCGGGAGATGGTCGGAAATTTTACACAGACGGTCCACGTGTTCACGAGTTTATGCACGAAATGAACGAGAAAGTGTTCTCAAAATATGACGCCATGACGGTAGGAGAGATGTCGTCTACAACGGTTGATCACTGTATTCAGTATACGAAACCTGAACGCGGTGAGCTAAGTATGACGTTTAACTTTCATCATCTAAAAGTAGATTATCCAAATGGAGAAAAATGGAGCGTTGCTGATTTTGATTTTCTACAACTGAAACAAATTCTTTCCAAGTGGCAAGTCGAAATGAACGCCGGTGGTGGTTGGAATGCCCTGTTTTGGTGTAATCATGATCAGCCTCGTATCGTTTCTCGATTTGGGGACGACGGGAAGTTTCGTCAGCAGTCGGCTAAAATGTTAGCGACAACGATTCATATGATGCAGGGAACACCTTATATTTACCAAGGTGAAGAGATTGGTATGCCCAATCCAAAATTTACAGAGATCGAACAGTATCGGGACGTAGAATCTTTGAATATGCACCAGATTTTGGCAGAGCAAGGGACTTCCCACGAGGAAATCATGAGTATATTGCAAGAAAAATCTAGAGATAATTCTCGTACCCCTGTTCAATGGGAGAGCGCACCTCACGCTGGATTTACAAAGGGTGAACCGTGGATCGGCGTAGGAGCGGGTTATAAAGAAATTAATGTAAAACAAGCGTTATCGGACAAGGATTCAGTGTTTTATCACTATCAATCATTGATTCAGCTTCGTAAAGAATACGATATTATCACAACCGGAACTTACGAGCTATTAGATGGTGATCACCCAGAGGTTTTTGCTTATGTTCGGGAGGGAAACGATGAAAAGCTGTTGGTGGTGAATAATTTCTACAGTAATTCGACAACGTTCACTCTGCCCAGACATATCCATCTAGAAGGATATTCAAGTGAAGTACTTCTGTCTAATTATGACGACAGTAGGAATAGTGAAACTACGATAAAGCTTCGACCATATGAATCGATTGTCTTCTATTTTAAAAAAATATAA
- a CDS encoding type 1 glutamine amidotransferase domain-containing protein: MSKKILMVLTNTSQMDAEHKTGLWFSEFAEPYTEFKKQGFEVAVTSPQGGEIPIDPNSTNEEEKKKWSEAMEVLQNTDKLAQYQADSFDGIFLPGGHGTMFDLPKDESLQSILTAFSNQDKVIAAVCHGPAGLVGAKRSDGKPLVEGKQMTAFTDREEKETGLDSLMPFLLESKLRELGAHVETKENWADHVIVDGKLVTGQNPQSGQSAAEAVVKLLNQ; the protein is encoded by the coding sequence ATGAGTAAAAAAATACTAATGGTATTAACTAATACAAGTCAAATGGATGCAGAGCATAAAACCGGATTATGGTTCTCTGAGTTTGCTGAACCGTATACAGAATTTAAAAAGCAAGGATTTGAGGTAGCAGTGACAAGTCCTCAGGGCGGGGAAATACCAATTGATCCGAATAGCACAAATGAAGAGGAAAAGAAGAAGTGGTCAGAGGCAATGGAAGTTCTGCAAAATACAGATAAATTAGCACAATATCAAGCTGATTCTTTTGATGGAATCTTTTTGCCAGGTGGACATGGGACGATGTTTGACTTACCAAAGGACGAGTCATTGCAATCAATTTTAACGGCGTTTTCTAATCAAGATAAGGTGATTGCCGCAGTATGTCATGGACCGGCTGGACTAGTTGGTGCCAAACGCTCAGACGGAAAACCTTTGGTCGAAGGGAAGCAAATGACAGCTTTTACCGATCGAGAAGAGAAAGAGACCGGCTTGGATTCGTTAATGCCGTTTCTACTTGAAAGCAAACTACGAGAATTAGGTGCACATGTTGAAACAAAAGAAAACTGGGCTGATCATGTAATCGTTGACGGTAAGCTAGTCACTGGACAAAATCCGCAGTCGGGACAAAGTGCAGCGGAAGCAGTTGTGAAATTGTTAAATCAATAA
- a CDS encoding DNA alkylation repair protein — translation MTYSQTLTTYFRFHQNDESAPAMEQYMRNQFSYLGIKTPERNALLKSFLKEYGKPRRVDYPFSGKLIP, via the coding sequence ATGACTTATTCACAAACGTTAACAACCTATTTTCGCTTTCATCAAAATGATGAAAGCGCCCCAGCGATGGAGCAGTATATGAGAAATCAATTTTCTTATCTCGGAATCAAAACTCCGGAACGAAATGCTTTGCTGAAAAGCTTTTTAAAAGAGTATGGGAAACCCAGGCGTGTTGATTATCCATTTTCAGGCAAACTAATCCCGTAG
- the treR gene encoding trehalose operon repressor, which translates to MKQNKYTQIYEEIAMKIKQGTYQPQSKLPSEHELVDYYQTSRETIRKALNLLSQHGYIQKIHRKGSIVLDIHKFDFPISGLVSFKEIAKKMHKDTETIVHEVALINADEFLQRQMNIGKEEKVWKVVRSRRIEEEAIILDIDYFLKRYVPLLTTEICKNSIYEYLEDELGLPISFAKKEIVAEECNEKDRQFLDLKGYGHVVVVKNYVYLDHADIFQYTESRHRLDKFRFVDFARR; encoded by the coding sequence ATGAAGCAAAATAAATATACGCAAATATATGAAGAGATTGCTATGAAAATCAAGCAAGGAACGTACCAACCTCAGTCCAAATTGCCATCTGAACATGAACTCGTGGATTACTATCAAACATCTAGAGAAACAATTCGAAAAGCGCTGAATCTGCTTTCACAGCATGGATATATTCAAAAAATTCATCGTAAGGGCTCGATTGTCCTGGATATTCATAAATTTGACTTTCCTATCTCGGGTTTAGTTAGCTTTAAAGAAATTGCCAAAAAGATGCATAAAGATACAGAGACTATTGTTCATGAAGTCGCGCTGATAAATGCAGATGAATTTCTGCAACGGCAAATGAACATTGGCAAAGAAGAAAAGGTCTGGAAAGTGGTCCGCTCAAGAAGGATTGAAGAAGAAGCGATTATATTAGATATTGACTACTTTTTAAAACGATATGTTCCGTTGCTCACAACAGAAATTTGTAAAAACTCCATTTATGAGTATCTTGAAGATGAGTTAGGTCTACCGATAAGCTTTGCGAAAAAAGAAATTGTCGCAGAAGAATGTAATGAGAAAGATCGACAATTTTTAGATTTAAAGGGATATGGTCATGTTGTTGTGGTGAAGAATTATGTCTATCTTGATCATGCCGATATTTTTCAATATACAGAATCAAGGCATCGACTGGATAAATTTCGCTTTGTTGATTTTGCTAGAAGATGA
- the treP gene encoding PTS system trehalose-specific EIIBC component produces MSQHSKTAEAIVTAVGGKENIAAATHCVTRLRFALKDESLVDKEALERIDLVKGSFSTNGQFQVVIGQGTVDKVYNELIDQTEIGRASKQDIKDEAEKNLNPIQRAVKTLADIFIPILPAIVTAGLLMGINNLLTGSGIFFDKQSLVQVYPQWSDFAAIINLIANTAFVFLPGLIGWSAAKKFGGSELLGMVLGLMLVHPDLLNAWSYSSAVQDGGVPTWNIFGLEIQKIGYQGQVLPILIASWVLVKIELFLRKRIPDAFQLLLVAPLALLITGFISFLAIGPVTFVIANALTDGLVAVFDFVPAIGGLIYGGLYGVLVITGMHHTFLAVDIQLIGSTGGTFLWPMLALSNIAQGSAALAMMFATKDEKLKGLSFTSAVSAYLGITEPAMFGVNLRYKYPFIAAITGSAIAGLFITINRVEAFSIGVGGLPGFISIPQEKWFVFFVGMIIVLVVPFVVTFLIAKTRKAKN; encoded by the coding sequence ATGAGTCAACATTCAAAAACTGCTGAAGCGATTGTCACTGCAGTTGGTGGAAAAGAAAACATAGCGGCAGCCACACATTGTGTTACACGACTACGTTTTGCTTTAAAGGATGAAAGTTTAGTAGATAAAGAGGCACTTGAACGTATTGATTTAGTGAAAGGCTCCTTTTCGACAAATGGTCAATTTCAAGTGGTGATTGGGCAAGGAACAGTTGATAAAGTTTACAATGAGCTGATTGATCAAACTGAAATTGGACGAGCATCAAAGCAGGATATAAAAGATGAAGCAGAAAAAAACTTAAACCCAATTCAGCGGGCGGTTAAAACGTTAGCCGATATCTTTATCCCGATATTACCCGCGATCGTGACAGCCGGTTTATTGATGGGGATTAATAATCTTCTCACAGGTTCAGGGATTTTCTTTGATAAACAATCATTAGTGCAGGTTTATCCGCAATGGAGTGACTTTGCGGCCATCATTAACTTAATTGCGAATACCGCCTTCGTATTCTTGCCCGGTTTAATAGGTTGGTCGGCAGCGAAGAAGTTTGGTGGTAGTGAACTACTCGGGATGGTTCTCGGACTTATGCTTGTACACCCTGATTTACTAAACGCTTGGTCCTATTCGTCTGCCGTTCAAGATGGTGGCGTTCCAACGTGGAATATATTCGGTCTAGAAATTCAGAAGATAGGTTATCAAGGTCAAGTCCTTCCAATCTTAATTGCTTCATGGGTGCTCGTGAAGATTGAATTGTTCTTAAGAAAACGAATTCCAGATGCATTTCAATTATTACTTGTTGCTCCTCTCGCCTTATTAATTACTGGTTTTATCTCCTTTTTAGCAATTGGTCCGGTAACATTTGTGATTGCGAATGCTTTAACAGACGGACTCGTCGCCGTGTTTGATTTTGTGCCTGCTATTGGCGGATTGATTTATGGTGGATTATACGGCGTTCTCGTTATTACAGGAATGCACCATACATTCTTGGCGGTAGATATTCAGTTAATTGGTAGTACAGGGGGAACATTCTTATGGCCAATGCTAGCGTTATCCAATATTGCGCAAGGATCTGCGGCACTTGCGATGATGTTTGCAACAAAAGATGAAAAACTAAAAGGATTATCGTTTACTTCTGCCGTGTCTGCATATTTAGGGATCACAGAACCGGCGATGTTTGGGGTCAATTTACGATATAAATACCCATTTATCGCAGCGATAACAGGATCAGCGATTGCAGGATTATTTATTACGATTAATCGAGTAGAAGCCTTTTCAATCGGTGTTGGTGGTTTACCTGGATTTATTTCTATTCCACAAGAAAAATGGTTCGTTTTCTTTGTTGGAATGATCATCGTTCTTGTTGTGCCATTTGTGGTAACATTCCTTATTGCGAAAACGAGAAAAGCAAAAAACTAA
- a CDS encoding YczE/YyaS/YitT family protein, translating to MNKEQVVRWSFFIGGLLILALGIALTIKGKMFGIGPWDVFHYGLFLQLGLTIGSWSIIVGLLIISVTAIFTKKWPKMGAWLNMLLMGLFIDMFLLILPDVHSVIGQAIVFCVGLLVLGYGIGLYVSADFGAGPRDSLMLLLVEKTGWSVKWVRNAIEIVVFLFGWLLGGPVGIGTIVIAFLLGTIINYSLPQSKSFLHFCLIKWNAKTLSH from the coding sequence ATGAACAAGGAACAAGTTGTTCGTTGGTCGTTTTTCATAGGTGGATTGCTTATTTTAGCGTTAGGAATTGCTCTTACTATAAAAGGGAAAATGTTTGGAATTGGTCCATGGGACGTCTTTCATTACGGACTTTTTTTACAACTCGGTTTAACGATAGGCTCTTGGTCCATAATTGTCGGGCTTCTAATTATTTCTGTTACGGCTATTTTTACTAAGAAATGGCCGAAAATGGGGGCTTGGCTCAATATGCTCCTAATGGGTTTGTTTATTGATATGTTTTTATTGATTTTGCCAGATGTTCACTCCGTAATAGGTCAAGCAATTGTCTTTTGTGTCGGTCTGCTCGTGTTAGGGTATGGAATTGGTTTATATGTATCAGCTGATTTTGGTGCCGGTCCTCGGGACAGCTTGATGCTACTTCTTGTGGAAAAAACCGGTTGGAGTGTGAAGTGGGTTCGAAATGCGATAGAGATAGTGGTCTTTCTGTTCGGTTGGCTACTTGGTGGTCCGGTTGGAATCGGAACCATTGTTATCGCCTTTTTACTAGGTACAATAATAAATTATTCCTTACCACAATCCAAAAGTTTTCTACACTTTTGTTTAATAAAATGGAATGCAAAAACTCTTTCTCACTAA
- a CDS encoding DNA topoisomerase III: MAKTVVLAEKPSVGRDIARVLGCKQGGNGFLEGSNYIVTWALGHLVTLADPETYDEKYKTWRSEDLPMLPPSLKLVVIKKTGKQFQTVKAQLNRKDVKDVVIATDAGREGELVARWILEKARVNKPVKRLWISSVTDQAIKNGFNSLKPGKAYENLYHSAVARSEADWYVGMNASRALTVKHNAQLSCGRVQTPTLAMIAKREEEIKAFQPKAFYGLQLKTPELTYQWQSREGNNTRLFEKEKAEKIQQKLKNKQAKIEMISSHAKKKYAPSLYDLTELQRDGHKVFGYSAKETLSILQRLYEQHKLVTYPRTDSKFLSTDLVGTLTERIKACSIKEYRYITSKIKGDIKLGKSYVNNEKVTDHHAIIPTEQTAFLPKLDDKERKIYDLIVKRFLAIFLPPYQYERLTVEVSMEGERFLSKEDAVTNVGYKAVYGEELDKKTLSGERLQKGSLLGNVSVQLTEGKTQPPEPFNEGTLLTAMENPAKFLEGENKELKETLGKTGGLGTVATRADIIEKLFKSFLIEKIGKDLHATQKGKQLLELAPEDLTSPALTAEWEQKLEGIAKGKLNKRVFLEEIKGYTKQAVAEVKQTDKKFKHENISGTKCPDCGKFLLEVQGKNSKMLVCQDRECGHRKTVARTTNARCPNCHKKLELKGEGEGQIFVCRCGHKEKLSTFQERKSKTKNSKATKRDVQSYMKNQQKDEPVNSALAEALAKLKFD; encoded by the coding sequence ATGGCAAAAACAGTAGTATTAGCAGAGAAGCCATCTGTTGGCAGAGATATTGCGAGAGTGCTGGGTTGCAAGCAAGGTGGAAATGGCTTTTTAGAAGGGTCAAACTATATTGTCACGTGGGCGCTAGGTCATCTTGTTACTTTAGCCGATCCGGAAACGTATGATGAAAAGTACAAAACATGGAGGTCAGAAGATTTACCGATGCTACCTCCGTCGTTGAAGCTCGTTGTCATAAAGAAGACGGGCAAGCAATTTCAAACAGTAAAAGCGCAACTGAACCGGAAAGATGTTAAAGACGTAGTGATTGCCACGGACGCTGGTCGTGAGGGAGAATTGGTTGCTCGGTGGATTCTTGAAAAGGCGCGGGTGAACAAACCGGTCAAACGCCTATGGATCTCTTCTGTAACCGATCAGGCAATCAAAAACGGGTTTAACAGCTTGAAACCCGGAAAGGCCTATGAAAACTTATATCATTCCGCTGTTGCTCGCTCAGAAGCAGATTGGTATGTCGGTATGAATGCTTCGAGAGCGTTAACAGTCAAACACAATGCACAGCTCTCCTGTGGAAGGGTACAGACACCAACCCTAGCTATGATTGCGAAACGAGAAGAAGAAATTAAAGCATTCCAACCGAAAGCGTTTTATGGACTTCAGTTGAAAACGCCTGAATTAACGTATCAATGGCAAAGTCGTGAAGGAAATAACACTCGTCTATTTGAGAAGGAAAAGGCAGAAAAAATCCAACAAAAATTAAAAAATAAACAAGCGAAAATTGAGATGATAAGCTCTCATGCGAAAAAGAAATACGCTCCGAGCCTGTATGATTTAACGGAACTACAGCGTGATGGGCATAAAGTATTTGGGTATTCAGCGAAAGAAACCTTGTCGATTTTGCAACGATTATATGAACAACATAAATTGGTAACCTACCCGCGAACAGATTCCAAATTTTTATCCACGGACCTAGTCGGCACGTTAACAGAGCGAATCAAAGCCTGTTCCATAAAAGAATATCGCTATATTACGAGTAAAATCAAGGGTGACATCAAGCTAGGGAAATCCTATGTTAATAATGAAAAAGTAACCGATCATCATGCGATTATTCCAACAGAGCAAACTGCATTTCTTCCGAAGCTCGATGATAAAGAAAGAAAAATATATGATTTAATCGTTAAACGCTTCTTAGCCATCTTCCTTCCTCCCTACCAATATGAACGCTTAACAGTGGAAGTGAGCATGGAAGGGGAACGCTTTCTGTCAAAAGAAGATGCGGTTACGAATGTCGGATATAAAGCAGTGTATGGAGAAGAGTTGGATAAAAAAACGCTATCTGGGGAAAGATTGCAAAAAGGATCGTTATTAGGCAATGTTTCTGTCCAGTTAACGGAAGGGAAAACGCAGCCGCCAGAGCCCTTTAATGAAGGGACGCTCTTAACCGCAATGGAAAATCCAGCGAAGTTTTTAGAAGGTGAGAACAAAGAGCTGAAAGAGACGTTAGGCAAAACCGGTGGCCTAGGAACGGTTGCGACTCGAGCGGATATTATCGAGAAGCTATTTAAATCTTTTTTAATTGAAAAGATAGGAAAAGATCTTCATGCAACTCAAAAAGGAAAACAACTGCTAGAATTAGCCCCTGAAGATCTTACGTCACCGGCATTGACGGCAGAATGGGAACAGAAGCTAGAGGGAATTGCCAAAGGAAAACTGAATAAACGAGTGTTCCTTGAAGAAATTAAAGGGTATACGAAACAAGCAGTTGCTGAAGTTAAACAGACCGATAAAAAGTTCAAGCATGAAAATATTTCGGGAACTAAATGCCCTGATTGTGGAAAGTTTTTACTAGAAGTGCAGGGGAAAAATAGTAAAATGCTTGTTTGTCAAGACCGGGAATGTGGGCATCGAAAAACAGTGGCCCGAACGACGAATGCTCGCTGTCCGAATTGCCATAAGAAACTTGAGCTAAAAGGGGAAGGCGAAGGTCAAATTTTCGTTTGTCGATGTGGACATAAAGAAAAACTTTCCACCTTTCAAGAGCGAAAAAGCAAAACGAAAAACAGCAAAGCAACTAAGCGCGACGTTCAGTCCTATATGAAAAATCAACAAAAGGATGAACCAGTTAATTCTGCCTTAGCAGAAGCGTTAGCCAAATTAAAATTTGATTAA